The Terracoccus luteus genome includes a region encoding these proteins:
- a CDS encoding helix-hairpin-helix domain-containing protein: MPRRPQPRARGRAPDLERVLRLLDTGPPSGGAPGAMPEGRGEAGFLPSRPRSDAGGPGAFGSADGVDTRDGRDEAGDEVERLDADLRRARRPAVLTLPEPLVRGRRGVSSAAVVAVLALLVAVTGIFLVRVLWAERAARAETGSVVVGEPGAGGPLPDASSDASSGASAGPSTLVVRSAPVAASVPAGGGTGGTVGADGAAPASEVVVHVVGQVARPGLVRLPAGSRVADALVAAGGATRAADLTSLNLARVVGDGEQLHVLRPGETPPPVVAGGGLGAGGTAGGGSAAGGAGPSGGAPAVVDLNGADLGALDSLPGVGPVLAQRILDWRAEHGRFSSVDELGEVSGIGDKLMAQLRPRVRV, translated from the coding sequence ATGCCCCGTCGACCGCAGCCGCGTGCCCGGGGGCGCGCCCCGGACCTCGAGCGCGTCCTCCGGCTCCTCGACACCGGGCCGCCGTCGGGCGGTGCCCCGGGTGCGATGCCGGAGGGCCGTGGCGAGGCGGGCTTCCTCCCCTCGAGACCACGGTCGGATGCCGGTGGGCCGGGCGCGTTCGGCAGTGCCGACGGCGTCGACACGCGCGACGGCAGAGACGAGGCGGGCGACGAGGTCGAGCGGCTCGACGCCGACCTGCGCCGGGCGCGTCGTCCGGCGGTGCTCACCCTCCCGGAGCCGCTGGTGCGGGGTCGTCGCGGCGTGTCGAGCGCGGCCGTCGTCGCCGTGCTGGCGCTCCTCGTCGCCGTCACGGGCATCTTCCTCGTCCGGGTGCTGTGGGCCGAGCGCGCGGCGCGGGCGGAGACCGGAAGCGTCGTCGTCGGCGAGCCCGGCGCCGGCGGGCCGTTGCCCGATGCGTCGTCCGATGCGTCGTCCGGTGCGTCGGCCGGTCCGTCGACGCTGGTCGTGAGGTCTGCGCCCGTGGCGGCGTCGGTGCCGGCCGGCGGGGGCACGGGCGGCACCGTGGGTGCGGACGGGGCGGCCCCGGCATCCGAGGTCGTGGTGCACGTCGTCGGGCAGGTGGCGCGCCCCGGGTTGGTCCGGCTGCCCGCCGGCTCGCGGGTGGCCGACGCGCTGGTTGCGGCCGGGGGCGCGACGCGCGCCGCCGACCTCACCAGTCTCAACCTGGCCCGGGTGGTCGGCGACGGCGAGCAGCTGCACGTGCTGCGGCCCGGTGAGACGCCGCCGCCCGTCGTGGCCGGCGGTGGCCTCGGGGCCGGTGGCACGGCCGGCGGTGGCTCGGCTGCGGGTGGGGCGGGGCCGTCGGGTGGTGCACCGGCCGTCGTCGACCTCAACGGGGCCGACCTCGGGGCGCTCGACTCCTTGCCGGGCGTGGGCCCCGTGCTGGCCCAGCGCATCCTCGACTGGCGCGCCGAGCACGGCCGCTTCTCGTCGGTCGACGAGCTCGGAGAGGTCAGCGGCATCGGCGACAAGCTCATGGCCCAGCTGCGTCCCCGGGTGCGGGTGTGA
- a CDS encoding ComEC/Rec2 family competence protein, with protein MRLLLPVAVAWPVVAFWALLAERVVVVATGAVCGAGALVLLRRSRRPGAGAAAGRRVAGLLALGLATLALLLVAVSGHRALRATGPVDELADARAVVTLRAALATEPRVIGGGPSEAGDTAAGGGGRTARALVVVELDVHRVTGRGRTTDVSVPVLVIGGPEWARLHWRDEVEVVARLGPPDPGDRVVAVASPRGSPRLLGGPPAVFAAADHVRERFRSATEHLPADARGLVPALVVGDTTATPADLTDAMLTTGMSHLSAVSGSNVTMVLVAAVGLCRLLALPRRWRPWGAGTALAAFVVLARPEPSVIRAAVMGVVGLLALSTSRRRAGVPALAGAVVVLLVYDPWLSRSYGFALSSVATLGLLLFAGPWATALGRVLPRRLRWLGAVLAVPVAAQVVCAPVVVPLQGAVSIVAVLANLLAAPLVAPTTMAGVAVALLSVVSVGLAGWLAWAAAVPALGIAWVARTCATAPFATLAWGDSALAALGLALLTAAAVLAAPWAWRRARLRPLVAGAVVVTTTALAVPTTTLAWPPPGWVAVACDVGQGDALVLANGPGHAVVVDAGPDPRLVDGCLDRLGVEVVDLVVLSHFHADHVRGLAGVLDGRAVRAVRASTVDDPPGEARQVARLVTDAGLPLERLRAGDDLAVGGVRAHVWWPAREIDAGSVANNASVVLTVHLGGVGLLLLGDVEREAAGEVVRALARDPTGWAGIDVVKVAHHGSSNRDDRLLDGAPGRLALVSVGADNDYGHPAPATLDALSQRGFRVHRTDLEGDLAVVDDGDGLRVVASG; from the coding sequence ATGCGGCTGCTCCTCCCGGTCGCGGTGGCGTGGCCCGTCGTCGCGTTCTGGGCGCTGCTCGCCGAGCGGGTGGTCGTCGTCGCGACCGGGGCGGTCTGCGGCGCCGGTGCGCTCGTCCTGCTGCGCCGTTCGCGTCGGCCGGGTGCGGGCGCTGCGGCCGGGCGGCGCGTGGCCGGGCTGTTGGCCCTCGGTCTCGCGACCCTTGCGCTTCTGCTCGTCGCGGTGTCGGGCCACCGGGCGCTGCGGGCGACCGGTCCCGTCGACGAGCTGGCCGACGCGAGGGCGGTGGTGACGCTCCGGGCCGCGCTGGCCACCGAGCCACGCGTCATCGGGGGCGGGCCGTCCGAGGCGGGGGACACCGCCGCAGGGGGAGGAGGCCGGACGGCGCGCGCCCTCGTCGTCGTCGAGCTCGACGTCCACCGAGTGACCGGCCGAGGGCGCACGACGGACGTGTCGGTGCCCGTACTCGTCATCGGCGGCCCGGAGTGGGCGAGGCTGCACTGGCGCGACGAGGTCGAGGTCGTCGCGCGGCTCGGTCCGCCCGACCCTGGCGACCGGGTGGTGGCGGTGGCGAGCCCCCGCGGGAGCCCGCGACTGCTCGGTGGACCTCCCGCCGTCTTCGCCGCCGCCGACCACGTCCGCGAGCGGTTCCGTTCCGCGACGGAGCACCTCCCGGCCGACGCCCGGGGCCTCGTCCCGGCCCTCGTCGTCGGTGACACGACGGCCACTCCCGCCGACCTCACGGACGCCATGCTGACGACCGGGATGAGCCACCTCAGCGCGGTGTCGGGCAGCAACGTCACGATGGTCCTCGTCGCGGCGGTCGGCCTCTGCCGGTTGCTGGCCCTGCCGAGACGCTGGCGTCCGTGGGGTGCGGGCACGGCGCTCGCCGCCTTCGTCGTGCTGGCCAGACCAGAGCCGAGCGTCATCCGCGCCGCGGTCATGGGGGTGGTCGGGCTGCTCGCCCTGTCGACCTCCCGACGTCGGGCGGGGGTACCGGCGCTCGCCGGCGCCGTCGTCGTGCTGCTCGTGTACGACCCGTGGCTCTCCCGGTCGTACGGGTTCGCCCTGTCGTCGGTCGCGACGCTCGGGCTGCTGCTCTTCGCCGGTCCGTGGGCGACGGCGCTCGGGCGCGTGCTGCCCCGGCGGCTGCGCTGGCTCGGGGCGGTGCTCGCGGTGCCGGTCGCCGCCCAGGTCGTCTGCGCACCGGTCGTGGTGCCGCTGCAGGGGGCCGTCTCGATCGTCGCGGTGCTCGCCAACCTGCTGGCCGCCCCTCTCGTCGCGCCGACGACGATGGCCGGCGTCGCGGTGGCGCTGCTCTCGGTCGTGTCCGTCGGCCTCGCCGGCTGGCTGGCGTGGGCGGCGGCCGTGCCTGCCCTCGGCATCGCGTGGGTGGCGCGCACGTGCGCGACCGCCCCCTTCGCGACGCTCGCGTGGGGTGACTCGGCGCTGGCGGCCCTGGGGCTGGCCCTGCTCACCGCGGCCGCCGTCCTCGCGGCCCCGTGGGCCTGGCGACGGGCGCGGCTGCGCCCGCTCGTCGCCGGCGCGGTCGTCGTGACGACGACCGCGCTCGCCGTGCCCACCACGACCCTCGCGTGGCCCCCGCCGGGCTGGGTGGCGGTGGCCTGCGACGTCGGTCAGGGCGACGCCCTCGTGCTCGCGAACGGGCCCGGCCACGCCGTCGTCGTCGACGCCGGGCCCGACCCCCGCCTCGTCGACGGGTGTCTCGACCGGCTCGGCGTCGAGGTCGTCGACCTCGTCGTGCTCTCGCACTTCCACGCCGACCACGTCCGCGGCCTCGCCGGGGTGCTCGACGGGCGGGCGGTGCGAGCGGTGCGCGCCTCCACCGTCGACGACCCGCCCGGGGAGGCGCGCCAGGTGGCCCGCCTCGTGACGGATGCCGGCCTGCCCCTCGAGCGCCTACGCGCCGGTGACGACCTCGCCGTCGGCGGCGTGCGGGCGCACGTGTGGTGGCCCGCCCGGGAGATCGACGCCGGTTCGGTCGCCAACAACGCGTCCGTCGTGCTGACCGTTCACCTGGGTGGTGTCGGCCTGCTGCTGCTCGGCGACGTCGAGCGGGAGGCGGCCGGCGAGGTGGTCCGGGCGTTGGCGCGTGACCCCACGGGCTGGGCCGGCATCGACGTCGTCAAGGTGGCGCACCACGGGTCGAGCAACCGTGACGACCGACTCCTCGACGGCGCCCCCGGGCGGCTCGCGCTCGTCAGCGTCGGGGCCGACAACGACTACGGGCACCCGGCGCCGGCGACCCTGGACGCCTTGTCGCAGAGGGGTTTCCGCGTCCACCGCACCGACCTCGAGGGGGATCTGGCCGTCGTCGACGACGGGGACGGGCTACGCGTGGTCGCCTCCGGCTGA
- a CDS encoding DUF1295 domain-containing protein: MSDVLSELVPVLLLTSLAVVVVLGVAFVVGVRRGKHAGVDVAWGLGFVAVAATAFAAFSGSGDSGRRWLALVLVAVWGLRLAAHIANRSRGKGEDPRYAAMLEKAEGDPSRYALLHIYVPQGLIMWFVSLPVQVAMVVTGGWSAVMALGVLLWAVGFVFEAVGDLQLSRFRADPGNKGKVLDTGLWRYTRHPNYFGDACVWTGLWLVAASAWPGVLTVLSPVAMVVNLYAGTGKKLLEKDIGDRRPEYADYVRRTSGFLPLPPKQRQR, from the coding sequence GTGAGCGACGTGCTGTCCGAGCTCGTGCCCGTCCTGCTGCTGACGTCGCTGGCCGTGGTCGTCGTGCTCGGCGTCGCCTTCGTCGTCGGGGTGCGCCGCGGCAAGCACGCCGGAGTGGACGTCGCGTGGGGTCTCGGCTTCGTCGCCGTCGCGGCGACCGCGTTCGCCGCCTTCTCGGGGTCGGGAGACTCCGGACGCCGGTGGCTGGCCCTCGTCCTCGTCGCCGTATGGGGGCTGCGCCTCGCGGCGCACATCGCCAACCGCTCGCGCGGCAAGGGTGAGGACCCCCGCTACGCCGCCATGCTCGAGAAGGCCGAGGGCGACCCGTCGCGGTACGCCCTGCTGCACATCTACGTGCCCCAGGGCCTGATCATGTGGTTCGTCTCCCTCCCGGTGCAGGTCGCGATGGTCGTCACCGGCGGCTGGTCGGCGGTGATGGCACTCGGGGTCCTGCTCTGGGCGGTCGGCTTCGTCTTCGAGGCGGTCGGGGACCTGCAGCTCTCGCGCTTCCGGGCCGACCCCGGCAACAAGGGCAAGGTGCTCGACACCGGCCTGTGGCGCTACACCCGCCACCCCAACTACTTCGGCGACGCCTGCGTGTGGACCGGTCTGTGGCTCGTCGCGGCCAGCGCCTGGCCGGGGGTGCTCACCGTGCTGTCCCCCGTGGCGATGGTCGTCAACCTCTATGCCGGTACCGGGAAGAAGCTGCTGGAGAAGGACATCGGCGACCGGCGACCCGAGTATGCCGACTACGTCCGCCGCACGAGCGGCTTCCTCCCCCTGCCGCCCAAGCAGCGCCAGCGCTGA
- a CDS encoding SAM-dependent methyltransferase has protein sequence MTTTARQGTDSTGAEPAGTAQHVPTGLTDQRPDAAGRAGADGVAARLAGLVEPLFGGDLPLRLRAWDGSVYGPADAPTVVVRDAAALRRLVFHPGELGLAQAYVTGEIDVEGDLLDGFRRVWKRARALSAGTSEGVGRTGLGGAAGVTAGVSATARRLPLLLDGVRAARDLGAVGLPPAPPSSQARLRGRLHTLTRDRDAISHHYDLSNEFYSLILDPTMAYSCGYWTSDEPDYTVGDAQRDKLDLVCRKLGIEPGGRHLDIGCGWGSLSLWAAEHYGASVVGVTISAEQKAFIDERVRERGLQDRVEIRLQDYRDVPDGPFDTISSIEMGEHVGQANYPTYARGIHDLLRPGGRALVQQMSRTTRPGGGPFIEAFIAPDMHMRPVGETVAMFERAGLEMRDVHGMREHYVRTVNAWYDTFESNWPRVLDLVGEEVGRVWRLYLVGGALAFEEGRMGVDQMLMVRPTRDGRSGMPSVRAW, from the coding sequence ATGACGACCACCGCACGCCAGGGCACCGACTCGACGGGCGCCGAGCCGGCCGGGACCGCACAGCACGTCCCGACGGGCCTGACTGACCAGCGCCCGGATGCCGCTGGGCGGGCGGGCGCCGACGGCGTCGCCGCGCGCCTCGCCGGCCTCGTCGAGCCGCTGTTCGGCGGTGACCTGCCGCTGCGCCTGCGGGCGTGGGACGGCAGCGTGTACGGCCCGGCAGACGCGCCGACGGTGGTCGTGCGTGACGCCGCCGCGCTGCGCCGCCTCGTCTTCCACCCCGGTGAGCTCGGCCTCGCCCAGGCGTACGTGACGGGTGAGATCGACGTCGAGGGTGACCTGCTCGACGGCTTCCGTCGGGTGTGGAAACGCGCCCGCGCCCTGTCGGCCGGTACCAGCGAAGGCGTGGGGAGGACCGGACTGGGTGGCGCCGCTGGTGTCACCGCGGGCGTCTCCGCTACGGCCCGCAGACTGCCGCTGCTGCTCGACGGCGTGCGGGCGGCCCGCGACCTCGGCGCCGTCGGGCTGCCCCCGGCTCCCCCGTCGAGCCAGGCCCGGCTGCGCGGGAGGCTGCACACGCTGACCCGTGACCGCGACGCGATCTCGCACCACTACGACCTCAGCAACGAGTTCTACTCGCTCATCCTCGACCCGACGATGGCGTACTCGTGCGGCTACTGGACGAGCGACGAGCCGGACTACACCGTCGGCGACGCCCAGCGCGACAAGCTCGACCTCGTCTGCCGCAAGCTCGGCATCGAGCCTGGCGGGCGCCACCTCGACATCGGCTGCGGCTGGGGGTCGTTGTCGCTGTGGGCCGCCGAGCACTACGGCGCGAGCGTCGTCGGGGTGACGATCAGCGCCGAGCAGAAGGCCTTCATCGACGAGCGCGTCCGCGAGCGCGGGCTGCAGGACCGGGTCGAGATCCGGCTGCAGGACTACCGCGACGTGCCGGACGGCCCGTTCGACACGATCAGCTCGATCGAGATGGGCGAGCACGTCGGTCAGGCGAACTACCCGACGTACGCCCGCGGCATCCACGACCTGCTGCGACCCGGGGGCCGGGCCCTCGTACAGCAGATGTCGCGGACGACGCGGCCCGGTGGCGGCCCCTTCATCGAGGCCTTCATCGCCCCCGACATGCACATGCGGCCGGTCGGCGAGACCGTCGCGATGTTCGAGCGGGCCGGTCTCGAGATGCGCGACGTGCACGGGATGCGCGAGCACTACGTGCGCACGGTGAACGCCTGGTACGACACGTTCGAGTCCAACTGGCCGCGGGTGCTCGACCTCGTCGGCGAGGAGGTGGGGCGCGTCTGGCGCCTCTACCTCGTCGGCGGCGCGCTCGCGTTCGAGGAGGGCCGGATGGGCGTCGACCAGATGCTTATGGTGCGTCCGACGCGCGACGGTCGCAGCGGGATGCCGTCCGTCCGGGCCTGGTGA
- a CDS encoding gamma-glutamyltransferase: MNRVAVAATGEAARDAALEVAQDGGTAVDAAVAAALVAMSTEPGVVSMMGGAFVNVWPAGDDPWVVDGNVEMPGRGLPTSRFGQGVRHVRTDYGGGVTMGAGHGSVATSGAVQALALARDRAGVLPWRRLVEPAARACRDGYRVGAAAALYLGIVRDALFGADPEAHALVTGADGGALQPGETSLNTDLADILDLLAAQGPSLFTTGAVGRVMVEDMAAHDGLVTAADLAGYEAVVRTPTLRPLGGWTVALNPPPSVGGPMLAAMLGELSARSTGVWSWPDVIDVQRRVLAYRLSVHDRSHDLLADGTALLEAVERHGLAGLPTSASTAHVSVVDDEGTACAITMSSGYGAGMVVPGTGILLNNALGEPELNRLGLHAVAPGTRLASNMAPTTARSAAGGALAVGSPGADRITTALMQVLGRSLLAGEDLQPAIDAPRAHVRFLDDADADAAEGEGEGGEAGGTGPLLGRARVDHEPDPAIAQAARALGLEAHGYPGPHMYFGGVGAAQLSDLGLVAAGDGRREAAVGISPA, from the coding sequence GTGAACCGCGTCGCGGTCGCCGCCACCGGTGAGGCCGCGCGCGACGCGGCGCTCGAGGTGGCGCAGGACGGCGGCACGGCCGTCGACGCCGCCGTCGCCGCGGCGCTGGTCGCGATGAGCACCGAGCCCGGTGTCGTCAGCATGATGGGCGGCGCCTTCGTCAACGTATGGCCCGCCGGCGACGACCCGTGGGTGGTCGACGGCAACGTCGAGATGCCCGGCCGCGGCCTGCCCACCTCCCGGTTCGGGCAGGGGGTGCGGCACGTGCGCACCGACTACGGCGGCGGCGTCACCATGGGGGCGGGCCACGGGTCGGTCGCGACGTCCGGCGCGGTGCAGGCGCTGGCCCTCGCCCGTGACCGGGCCGGCGTGCTGCCGTGGCGCCGCCTCGTCGAGCCCGCGGCCCGCGCCTGCCGCGACGGCTACCGGGTGGGGGCGGCGGCCGCGCTCTACCTCGGCATCGTGCGCGACGCGCTCTTCGGCGCCGACCCGGAGGCCCACGCCCTCGTCACGGGGGCGGACGGCGGCGCGCTGCAGCCGGGCGAGACCTCGCTCAACACCGACCTCGCCGACATCCTCGACCTGCTCGCCGCGCAGGGACCGTCGCTGTTCACCACCGGCGCCGTGGGCCGGGTCATGGTCGAGGACATGGCCGCCCACGACGGCCTCGTCACCGCGGCCGACCTCGCCGGCTACGAAGCGGTCGTGCGGACCCCGACGCTGCGGCCGCTCGGCGGCTGGACGGTCGCCCTCAACCCGCCCCCGTCGGTCGGGGGGCCGATGCTCGCCGCGATGCTCGGCGAGCTGTCGGCCCGGTCGACCGGCGTCTGGTCGTGGCCCGACGTCATCGACGTGCAGCGACGCGTGCTCGCCTACCGGCTGTCGGTGCACGACCGCAGCCACGACCTGCTCGCCGACGGCACCGCGCTGCTCGAGGCGGTCGAGCGCCATGGCCTCGCCGGGCTGCCCACCTCCGCCTCGACGGCCCACGTGTCCGTCGTCGACGACGAGGGCACGGCGTGCGCCATCACGATGTCCTCGGGCTACGGGGCCGGCATGGTCGTGCCCGGTACCGGCATCCTGCTCAACAACGCCCTCGGCGAGCCCGAGCTCAACCGGCTCGGGCTGCACGCCGTCGCGCCGGGCACCCGGCTCGCCTCGAACATGGCGCCGACGACCGCCCGCAGCGCCGCGGGAGGGGCGCTCGCCGTCGGCTCTCCCGGCGCCGACCGCATCACGACCGCGCTCATGCAGGTACTGGGTCGCTCGCTGCTCGCCGGCGAGGACCTCCAGCCCGCGATTGACGCGCCACGAGCGCACGTGCGCTTCCTCGACGACGCCGACGCCGACGCCGCCGAGGGCGAGGGCGAGGGTGGCGAGGCCGGCGGGACTGGTCCCCTCCTCGGCCGGGCCCGCGTCGACCACGAGCCGGACCCGGCCATCGCGCAGGCAGCGCGCGCGCTCGGTCTCGAGGCCCACGGCTACCCGGGCCCGCACATGTACTTCGGCGGGGTGGGGGCGGCCCAGCTGTCCGACCTCGGTCTCGTCGCCGCCGGCGACGGCCGACGCGAGGCCGCCGTCGGGATCTCCCCCGCGTGA
- a CDS encoding LysR family transcriptional regulator encodes MIDAAGLRVMKAIADEGSFTSAANALGFTQPAISQMVRRLEQRTGTVLVERYGRQVRLTEAGRVLARHAVGVLAALDAAEEEITAIAGLRAGRVRLQAFPSSSATLVPRSLAIVKARHPDISVTFTEAEPPESLAALRAGDCDIAVVFAYEGQDLGELEEDLSLLVTRHLLDDEVRLVVPRAHPLADAGTASMADFADEEWIAGCPRCRGYLLSLATGVGFTPNVAFETEDYVAQIGLVSAGLGVALVPDIILGAAKHDDVVSLPLSPPSRRQILAVTTPDLQRVPAVGAALQALCEAARAAAGSSRTQASGAEAPALVTG; translated from the coding sequence ATGATCGACGCTGCCGGCCTCCGGGTCATGAAGGCCATCGCCGACGAGGGCAGCTTCACGAGCGCCGCCAACGCCCTCGGGTTCACCCAGCCGGCGATCTCGCAGATGGTGCGCCGGCTCGAGCAGCGCACCGGCACGGTGCTCGTCGAGCGCTACGGCCGGCAGGTGCGCCTCACGGAGGCCGGTCGGGTGCTCGCCCGCCACGCCGTCGGGGTGCTCGCGGCCCTCGACGCCGCCGAGGAGGAGATCACCGCCATCGCCGGGCTGCGCGCCGGTCGGGTGCGGCTGCAGGCCTTCCCGAGCTCGTCGGCGACGCTCGTGCCGCGCTCGCTCGCGATCGTCAAGGCGCGCCACCCCGACATCAGCGTGACCTTCACCGAGGCCGAGCCGCCGGAGTCCCTCGCCGCGCTGCGGGCCGGCGACTGCGACATCGCCGTCGTCTTCGCCTACGAGGGACAGGACCTCGGCGAGCTCGAGGAGGACCTGTCGCTGCTCGTCACCCGGCACCTGCTCGACGACGAGGTGCGCCTCGTCGTGCCCCGCGCGCACCCGCTGGCCGACGCAGGGACCGCCTCGATGGCGGACTTCGCCGACGAGGAATGGATCGCCGGGTGTCCGCGCTGTCGCGGCTACCTGCTCTCGCTCGCCACCGGCGTGGGCTTCACCCCGAACGTCGCGTTCGAGACGGAGGACTACGTCGCGCAGATCGGGCTCGTCAGCGCCGGTCTCGGGGTCGCCCTCGTGCCCGACATCATCCTCGGCGCGGCGAAGCACGACGACGTCGTGTCGCTGCCCCTCTCACCGCCGTCGCGTCGCCAGATCCTCGCCGTGACCACCCCCGACCTGCAGCGGGTCCCTGCGGTCGGCGCCGCCCTGCAGGCCCTGTGCGAGGCCGCCCGGGCGGCGGCCGGCTCGAGCCGCACGCAGGCGTCCGGCGCCGAGGCGCCCGCGCTCGTCACCGGCTGA
- a CDS encoding Sir2 family NAD-dependent protein deacetylase: protein MVRRTRTYAGTVTQPPGIPARGATRLATSRTLPLEVSDLGTFDDLVDLVSGGGVVVLSGAGLSTESGIPDYRGPDGTRRVEPMTYGEFAGSSEARRRYWARSYIGWQRFNAAAPNTGHRRVTQLQRAGFVGPVITQNVDGLHQAAGARDVIELHGSLDRAVCLTCGEVTSRIGLHERMTQGNPGFMDRFAAAAEAVGSQWGEQVRPDGDIVLADDLVETFHPPRCLVCGHDTVKPDVVFFGESVPREVVERCFSLVEQARALLVLGSSLAVMSGYRFVRRAHREGVPVAIVTRSATRGDAEASLRLHAPLGDTLDALVEALHVEP, encoded by the coding sequence ATGGTGAGACGCACGAGAACGTACGCTGGGACGGTGACGCAACCGCCCGGCATCCCCGCGCGTGGCGCCACCCGACTGGCCACGTCCCGCACGCTGCCCCTCGAGGTGAGCGACCTCGGCACCTTCGACGACCTCGTCGACCTCGTCAGCGGCGGTGGGGTCGTCGTCCTCTCCGGCGCCGGCCTGTCCACGGAGTCCGGCATCCCCGACTACCGCGGCCCCGACGGCACGCGCCGGGTCGAGCCCATGACGTACGGCGAGTTCGCCGGGTCGAGCGAGGCGCGGCGTCGGTACTGGGCCCGCAGCTACATCGGGTGGCAGCGGTTCAACGCCGCGGCACCGAACACCGGTCACCGTCGGGTCACCCAGCTGCAGCGGGCCGGCTTCGTCGGCCCGGTGATCACCCAGAACGTCGACGGACTGCACCAGGCCGCGGGCGCCCGGGACGTCATCGAGCTGCACGGCTCGCTGGACCGGGCGGTGTGCCTGACCTGCGGCGAGGTCACCTCGCGCATCGGCCTGCACGAGCGGATGACCCAGGGCAACCCCGGCTTCATGGACCGTTTCGCCGCGGCGGCGGAGGCGGTCGGGTCGCAGTGGGGTGAGCAGGTGCGCCCCGACGGCGACATCGTCCTGGCCGACGACCTCGTCGAGACCTTCCACCCGCCGCGCTGCCTCGTGTGCGGGCACGACACGGTCAAGCCGGACGTCGTCTTCTTCGGCGAGTCCGTGCCCCGCGAGGTCGTCGAGCGGTGCTTCTCCCTCGTCGAGCAGGCGCGGGCGTTGCTCGTGCTCGGGTCGTCGCTCGCCGTGATGAGTGGCTACCGCTTCGTGCGCCGGGCCCACCGCGAGGGGGTGCCGGTCGCCATCGTCACCCGGTCGGCGACGCGCGGCGACGCGGAGGCCAGCCTCCGGCTGCACGCGCCCCTCGGTGACACCCTCGACGCGCTCGTCGAGGCCCTGCACGTCGAGCCCTGA
- the lexA gene encoding transcriptional repressor LexA yields the protein MADVTELPDRDRGDGLTVRQRRVLEVIRNSVDRRGYPPSMREIGEAVGLASPSSVSHQLAALERKGFLRRDPNRPRAIEVVSPDASAARHPASGSPGAPLPSVDGAGADDTGSGDARPQATYVPVLGRIAAGTPILADEVVDDVFPLPRQLVGEGSLFLLKVVGDSMVDAAICDGDWVVVHQQQTAENGDIVAALLDNEATVKTFKRKDGHVWLLPHNPDFSPIDGDDATILGKVTAVLRRV from the coding sequence ATGGCTGACGTGACCGAGCTGCCCGACCGCGACCGGGGTGACGGCCTCACGGTGCGTCAGCGTCGGGTGCTCGAGGTGATCCGCAACTCCGTCGACCGTCGCGGGTATCCGCCGAGCATGCGCGAGATCGGCGAGGCCGTGGGCCTGGCCAGTCCCTCGAGCGTCTCCCACCAGCTGGCGGCCCTCGAGCGCAAGGGCTTCCTGCGCCGCGACCCCAACCGCCCCCGGGCCATCGAGGTCGTCTCCCCCGACGCCTCCGCCGCCCGCCACCCGGCCTCGGGTTCGCCGGGCGCGCCGCTGCCGAGCGTGGACGGGGCGGGCGCCGACGACACCGGCTCGGGTGACGCGCGTCCGCAGGCGACGTACGTCCCGGTGCTCGGTCGCATCGCGGCCGGCACGCCGATCCTCGCCGACGAGGTCGTCGACGACGTCTTCCCGCTCCCCCGCCAGCTCGTCGGCGAGGGCTCGCTCTTCCTGCTCAAGGTGGTCGGCGACTCGATGGTCGACGCGGCCATCTGCGACGGTGACTGGGTCGTCGTGCACCAGCAGCAGACGGCCGAGAACGGTGACATCGTGGCGGCGCTGCTCGACAACGAGGCGACGGTCAAGACGTTCAAGCGCAAGGACGGCCACGTCTGGCTGCTGCCGCACAACCCCGACTTCTCACCGATCGACGGTGACGACGCGACCATCCTCGGCAAGGTGACGGCGGTCCTGCGCCGGGTCTGA
- a CDS encoding LysM peptidoglycan-binding domain-containing protein, with product MGATVLSFADPSPVTPARAVGAAHPSADPTHPAYGRPGRPRLVSLPTGADALGRVRRARPVLRITRLGRLVLVTGTLAVVIALSVGLAGQLASAGGESRPVIVRSGETLSQIAARELPDLAVRDGVVALQLQNSLASDQVSAGQQLLVPTP from the coding sequence ATGGGCGCCACCGTCCTGAGCTTCGCCGACCCGAGCCCCGTCACCCCGGCCCGCGCCGTCGGCGCCGCACACCCGTCCGCCGACCCGACCCACCCGGCGTACGGCCGCCCCGGCCGGCCTCGGCTCGTCTCACTGCCCACCGGGGCCGACGCCCTGGGGCGGGTCCGCCGCGCGCGGCCGGTGCTGCGCATCACCCGGCTCGGGCGCCTCGTCCTCGTCACCGGGACCCTCGCCGTCGTCATCGCCCTGAGCGTCGGGCTGGCCGGCCAGCTGGCGTCGGCCGGTGGCGAGTCCCGTCCGGTCATCGTCAGGTCCGGTGAGACGCTCTCGCAGATCGCCGCGCGTGAGCTGCCCGACCTGGCCGTCCGTGACGGCGTCGTCGCGCTCCAGCTGCAGAACTCCCTCGCGAGCGACCAGGTCAGCGCCGGTCAGCAGCTGCTCGTGCCCACGCCCTGA